The DNA window CCGTACCTTGACCCTGAGGATCTCCTCCCTGTATCATAAAACCGGGAATAACCCTGTGGAATATTACTCCATCATAAAAACCTTTGTTTGCAAGAGATATAAAGTTCTTTACGGTATTGGGAGCGATATCCGGGTAAAGCTCCATCTTCATTACATCTCCATTTTCCATTTCTATAGTTGCCAAGGGGTTGCTGCTCATGTCAAATCATCCTTTCTGTATGTACTCAATAGTTATTATAACAGATTTACTTAAGTTTATTAACATATTCCTTCATTGATTCAAGAGGCAGCGGCCCCACTATACTATCATCAAGGAAGCCATTAGTGTCTATGAAATATGTTGTGGGTATATTTGATACTTGATATAATTGAGAAACCTCTCCCTTGACATCCAACAATATTGGGAAATTGTATTTATTCTTTGCTATGAAGTCCTGTACGGTTTTTTTATCTTCCGCAATATTGACTGCCAGTATTACAAGGTCGCTGTCCTTGGTTTCCTGATAAAGCTTTTCAATATCAGGCATTTCTGCTTTGCAGGGAGGGCACCAGGTAGCCCAGAAATTAAGGTAGACCTTTTTGCCTTTGAGTTGACTCAGTGTTATCTTATTGCCATTTAAGTCCTCCAGTGTAAAATCGTAGTCTGCCATCAGATTGATTTCTTCCTTGGACTGCGGACCTTCTGATTGGCTGCTGTCAGCAGGGGTGGGGCTTGGAGCCGGAACTGCCTGCTGGGGAGGGGCTTTTCCAATGCTGGATTTGGCATTGTAGTTATTGGTGGTATAAACAGCTACAATCACAAGGATGATAGCTGCTGTCCATATGATAATGCTTTTTTTCATAGCTTGCGCTCCTATCTATTCGAAATTTTAATCTATAAGTTAATGAAACTAAAATATCGGCTTAATACTGAAACCTTATTGGTAAATATGATAATGCCCATAATAATAAGCAGAATTCCACTAGCTATGGAAATGGTATTCAGGTGCCTGGATATTTTTTTGAAGTATCCGCTGAAGCTCCCAATTGCATAGGCAGTAAGTACAAACGGTATCGCCAGACCTAAAGAATATGCGGTTAACAGTATTATTCCCATGCTTATTGTCTCCATGCTGCCTGCATATATGAGTATTGATGCCAGGATTGGGCCTACGCAGGGAGTCCAGCCTGCCGCAAATGCTACGCCTACGAATACAGAGCTTATGTTTTTACTCAGCTTTTCGAAGGGAACGAGTCTCTTTTCGTAGTATAAGGTCTTTATCTTGAAAATCCCGGTAATGTGTATGCCAAATAGTACTATGAGAGCACCGCCGATTTTTCTGAATACATCCATGTTGCCTTTTAAAAGCTTCCCTATAGAGGTTATTGAGGCACCCATTGCTATGAACACCAGGGAAAAACCCAGAACAAACCCCAAGGACTTATATAGTGTATGCAGCCTAGCCTTGCCTGAACTTAGCTCAGCCACGGTAGAGCCTGTCAAATAGGTTATATATGCAGGTACCAGAGGCAGCACACAGGGGGAAAGAAAAGAAAGCAGACCTGCTGAAAATGCCAGCAACAACGACGTGTTATTCAAGTATCTCACCTGCCTTAATTAAATTCTGTTAGGTTAATATGTACCCCCCACCGGTATACACTCATAATATTATATCACGAATGTGAAGGTTTTATGAAGAGTTGGAAAAATATTGTTTTGTTGTAAAAAAGCTTGACATTAAAAAGTATATGCAGTACTATGAATAAAACATATAAACAGATTTTAAGTAATGGGTAACAAATTAAAAGATATAAACGATGATCAGGACGAGTAAATCCGATTCGGTCAGTAGAGATGGGGGGTCACCGGCTGAAAGCTTCCCTTGGCATGAAGGATTGAAAACCACCTGGGAGTTTGCTTCTGAAAGCTGATCTTATATAGAGCAGGCTAGTAGGAATCGACGTTCGCCGCGTTAAGGCTTTGAGTGGGTTTTATATGCCAGTTTGGGTGGAACCGCGGGAGAAATATGCTCTCGTCCCTTTTAGGGACGGGAGCTTTTTGTATTTAAAAGAATATTTAGTATAAAATGATGATCAGGACGAGTAAATCCGATTCGGTCAACAGAGATGGGAAGTCACCGGCTGAAAGCTTCCCTTGGCATGAAGGATTGAAAACCACCTGGGAGTTTGCTTCTGAAAGCTGATCTTATATAGAGCAGGCTAGTAGGAATCAACGTTCGCCGCGTTAAGGCTTTGAGTGGGTTTTATAAGCCAGCTTGGGTGGAACCGCGGGAGAAATATGCTCTCGTCCCTTTTAGGGACGGGAGTTTTTTGCATTTAAAAAGGAGGTATTATTATGATTTACAGAAGCACCAGAGGGAGTGAAGAGACAGTTTCAGCAAGTGAAGCGATATTGAAGGGGATAGCTGTTGACGGGGGGCTGTATGTACCGGAGCAGCTTCCGAGTATAGATGATCCGCTACATGTTTTGGCAGAAATGAGCTATAAGCAGCTGGCTTGCCTGATTATGGGGAAATACCTTACGGATTTTGAACCTGAAGAGCTTCAAGTATGTGCTGACAGAGCATATGGATGCAAGTTTGACACTCCGCATGTGGCACCATTGGTAGAAAAAGCCGGGGTGCATTTTCTGGAGCTGCACCATGGACCTACACTTGCTTTCAAGGATCTGGCACTTACCATCCTTCCGCATTTGATGAAGGCAGCATTGGAAAAGCATAACCCGGGAAAGGAGGTAGTAATTCTTACAGCTACCTCAGGGGATACAGGCAAGGCTGCACTTGAGGGCTTTGCAAATGTGGAGGGTACAAAGGTAATAGTATTTTTCCCGGAAGATGGTGTAAGTGATATTCAAAAACTACAGATGCTGACCCAAGAGGGTAGTAATACTTTCGTTGCAGGCATTGACGGGAATTTTGACGATGCGCAAAGCGGGGTAAAGGAAATATTAAACGACCGTATGTTTAAAGAAAGACTCGGCAGCAGTAATTATATGCTTTCCTCAGCAAACTCCATTAATATGGGTAGGTTGATTCCTCAGATAGTATATTATTTCTATGCTTATCTGACCCTTGTCAGGGAAAGAAAAATCAAGGCGGGTGAAGCAGTTAATACAGTTGTTCCTACAGGTAACTTTGGGAATATCCTTGCGGCCTATTATGCCAGGAAAATGGGTCTGCCGTTAAATAAGCTTATATGTGCTTCTAATGAAAACAATGTACTCTACCACTTTCTGCAAAGCGGTATTTATGATAGCAGGCGGGAGCTTAAGCTAACCAGCTCTCCATCTATGGACATACTTATATCCAGTAATCTGGAAAGGTTATTGTACGAGATAAGTGGAAGGGACAGTAGTATGATCAATATGCTTATGTCTAAGTTGGTTTCGGAAAGAAAATATGAGATTACAGAAGATATGAAGAAGGGGCTGGCGGAGTTTTATGGAGGTTATGCATCAGAATTAGAAACCTCAGACAGCATAAGAAGAGTTTTCGAGACTTCGGGCTATGTTATGGATACTCATACTGCTGTTGCCTATGCAGTGTATGAAGGGTATAAAAGGCAGACAAACGATAAGTCACAGGCTATTATAGTATCCACTGCAAGTCCCTTTAAGTTCGGCAGGACTGTGGGCAAAGCATTGGGCATCAATACTGACAAGCTTGATGATTTCAGTGTGATAAAGCGGCTTTCTGCATCGGCGCAAATAACTATACCAAAAGCAATTAAAGAACTGGAAACTAAAAGAATAATACATGGCACCCTTTGCAGAAAGCATGAGATGAAGCTTGCCATACAAAATTTTTTAAAGGTGTAGGTGATATATATGTTGGAAATCAGAGTTCCAGCTACAAGTGCAAACATAGGGCCGGGCTTTGACTGTCTCGGTATAGCATTAAATATGTATAACTACTTTTATATAGAAGAAGCTGATGCCGGCCTGGAAATATTGGGCTGTGAAGAAGCCTACAGGAACAAGGAAAATCTCGTATATAGGTCTATGTTAAAATGCTTCGAGAAGCTTGGCTGCAGTTATAAGCAAAGAGGGCTGAGGATTAGGCTTCAAAACGAAATACCGATATCAAGAGGGCTTGGAAGCAGCGCAGCATGCATATTAGGGGGGGTACTGGCAGCAAATGAACTTTCCCATGGAAAGCTTGACAAAAATGAAATTCTTGAAATTGCCACGGAAATAGAAGGGCACCCCGACAATCTTGCACCGGCCATGTTCGGCGGAATGACTGCAGCCATAAAGGATGGCAGCAGAATATACCATGAGAGTATAAAGCTGCCTGAAGGCATAAAGTTTTGCGCTATTATACCAGCTTTTGAACTGTCAACGGCAGAATCCAGGGCAGTCCTTCCCGATATAATTTCCTATAAGGATGGGGTCTTTAATGTGGGGAGGGCTTCACTTCTGATAGCTGCTTTAACAAATGGAAGCCTAGGGCTTCTTGAATTTGCATGCAAGGACAGACTTCATGAAACGTATAGGGGTAAACTGATTAATAACTATAATGAAATAATAGAGGAAAGCCACAGACTGGGCAGCCTTTGCACATACCTGAGCGGCGCCGGACCGACAATCATGGCTATTCTCCGAAAGGAAAAGGATTTTTGCAGTTCTATGAAAGCTTTTTTATCTCAATTGGAAAATAAATGGCAGTTAATAGAATTGGAGCCTGATTTGACAGGAACTGTATTGAGAAGTATTTAGAAATTGCGAAGTAAGCTAAATAAATATATTTTAGGGGGATTCTAATATGAAAAAGGTAAAGGTAGCCCTGCTGGGGCTTGGAAATGTGGGACAGGGCGTATGGGAAATACTATCAAATAATAGAAAAGAAATCTTGATGAACTGCGGCTGCGAAATTGAAGTCAGCAAAATACTTGTGCAGGATAAAAACAAACCAAGGAAGGTAACGGTTCCAGAAGAACTCTTAACAACGGATGCAGAAGAAATTTTTATGGATGACGAAATAAAGATTGTTATCGAGCTAATGGGTGGAGGGGAGCCAGCTAAAGAATATATGCTGAGGGCTATGAAATGTAAAAAGCATGTGGTGACTGCAAACAAGCTGGTTTTAGCAACACAGGGCGAGGAATTGTTTGCAACAGCGAAGGCAGAGAAAGTACTGTTCTATTACGAAGCCAGTGTAGCTGGGGGTATTCCCATTATCCGAGAAATAAACGAAAGCCTTGCAGCGAATAAAATAGAAAAAGTAGTCGGCATAATTAATGGAACTACTAATTATATACTTACAAAAATGACACGGGAAGGCTTGAGCTTCAGTGAAGCTCTGGAGGAAGCCCAGGCAAAAGGCTATGCCGAAGCTGACCCCACATCGGATATTGAGGCCTATGATGCTGTTTATAAGCTTGCTATTTTGGGGTCATTAGCTTTTGCTACAAAGCTTGATATAAAGTCAATATGTAGGGAAGGCATTACTGGAATAACCCCTGTTGATATTAAATATGCAGCAAAATTTGGATATGTTATTAAGCTGCTGGCAATAGGAAAGGATACTCAAGGAGAACTTGAGCTAAGGGTACATCCTGCCATGGTTCCGCAGAATCACCCCCTGGCAAACGTAAATGATTCCTATAATGCAATATTAATAAAAGGCAATGCAGTAGGAGATCTGATGCTATATGGAAGGGGTGCAGGGGACTTGCCTACAGGAAGTGCTGTAGTAGGGGATATAATCTCCATACTGAGAAACAATACTGATCTCTCTGCCCTAACTATGGCAAAAAGCAGCTTTGCTTCAAAGCCGGTTCAGCCCGCCTGTGAGAATATGTCCGAGTACTACATCAGACTGAATGTAAAGGACCGCCCCGGGGTTCTGGGAGAGATAGCTGCTATATTCGGTAAGCACGAGGTAAGCATTTTATCTGTCACACAGGATGTTGAAAATGATGATAACGTATATCTTATATTCATTACTCATGAAGCCATGGAAGGTAATGTCTCAAAGGCAATAGCAGGTATTAAGGCTTTAGATAAGGTGAACGGTGTGGAGAATATTATCAGAATAGAAAGCTTCAAATAAAAGGCGAAAAATAATAATTGATTTGTTATCAGAAATTGCATATAATATGGGAAACAGCAAATCGATGACTGGGGATAGTACATGGAGCTTTAGCCTTCAGAGAGCCTGCGGTTGGTGGGAGCAGGCAGGCAAGCTTTGTGGAATGGGCCCGGGAGAGCAGCCCGAATACGAGTAGGAGCTGACGGGATTTTCCGCCGTTATAGGAAAACGGATATGTTGGTATCCGTATGTAAGTGGCTTGCTTTGCAGCAAGCAATTTGGGTGGCACCGCAGGTAAACTCCTGTCCCTTTAGAGGGATAGGAGTTTTTGTTTTTGAAAGGAGTTGGTTTGTATGGAAGATGGATGGTGGCTGTTAGGACACATTTCATATAAAGAAGGAGTGCATAATGAATATGGAAAAGAAGAAAAGAATACTTACAGGAGACCGCCCCACAGGCAATCTGCACCTGGGACATTATATCGGAAGCCTTCAGAATAGGGTGCGGCTCCAGGATGAATACGATACCTTCATTATTGTCGCAGATGTACAAGCGCTGACTACCAATTTTGATAGACCTGAGAAGCTGTCCCAAGATGTGATGAATGTTGCCTTGGATAACTTATCTGTCGGCATAGATCCTGAAAAGGCAACTATTTTTATACAATCATATATTCCGGAAATCGCTGAACTCACTGTTTATTACGGAATGCTGGTTACGGTCAATACGTTGAGACATAACCCGACAGTAAAGACGGAGATGCAGCAGTATGGATACAGGGATGTCACATATGGATTTCTGGGTTACCCGGTAAGCCAGGCAGCGGATATAACCTTCTGCAAAGCCGACTTGGTGCCTGTAGGTGAGGACCAGCTGCCACACCTTGAATTGACAAGGAAGATCGTAAGAAGGTTTAATGACCTGTACAGTCCTGTACTTGTTGAGCCACAAGCTCTTCTGAGCAATGTGCCCAGACTTGTAGGTATAGACGGAAATTCGAAAATGGGAAAGAGTCTGGGGAATGGAATATATCTTAATGATGAAGCAAAGGTTGTGAAGGAGAAGATATTTTCCGCTGTCACCGATCCTAATCGCATAAAAATCACAGACAAAGGGAATCCCCAGGTGTGTACAGTGTTTGCTTATCATAATTCCTTCAACTCGGAGGAGGCATCAAACATACAGGAGATGTGCAGGGCTGGCTCTATCGGGTGTGTGGCTTGCAAGAAAAGCCTGACTTCTGCGTTGGAGAAAATGCTGGAACCTATAAGAGAGAGGCGTAAATATTTTGAAGAAAAACCCGAAATGGTAAATGAAATAATAAGAATTGGAACAGAAAGAGCTAGAAGTGTTGCGGTCGAGACAATGGCGGAAATAAGGGCTGCAATGAGAATAGATTACACATGTATTGACAGTGGCAGAAAATAAAAATATAATAAAGATATACCCCCCGGTGGTACTGATGAAGACGAAAAGTTAAAATTCAAATATATGTGGAGGTGTCAAGAATATGGGGAAAAAGGTACTGATAGTAGGCGGAGTTGCAGGCGGAGCATCTGCAGCGGCAAGACTCAGAAGAGTGGATGAGAAGGCTGAAATAATAATTTTTGAAAAAGGCCAGTATATTTCCTTCGCAAACTGCGGGCTGCCTTATTATATTGGAGGAGCTATAAGGGAGAGAAAGAATCTCCTGGTGCAGACTGCGCAGGCTATGAAAGCACGCTTCAACATAGATGTGAGGGAGCTTTCCGAGGTAATAAAGGTTGACAGGCAGAGAAAGATTGTGGAGGTAAAGACCCTAAGGGATGGAAGTACTTACGAGGAAAGCTACGATGTGCTTGTACTTTCACCGGGTGCTGCTCCGGTCAAGCCACCTATCCCAGGTATAGACAGTCCTAACATATATACCTTGAGAGATATTCCTGACACCGACTCAATAAAGGGATTCCTTGATGAGAAAAAACCTCAGAGCGCAGTTGTTGTAGGGGGAGGCTTCATAGGCCTTGAAATGGCTGAGAACCTTTATGCGGCAGGACTAAGGATTGATATAGTTGAGGCTCTTGACCAGGTCATGGCGCCATTGGATTATGAAATGGCTGCAATAGTTCACAATCATATAAG is part of the Clostridia bacterium genome and encodes:
- a CDS encoding TlpA disulfide reductase family protein: MKKSIIIWTAAIILVIVAVYTTNNYNAKSSIGKAPPQQAVPAPSPTPADSSQSEGPQSKEEINLMADYDFTLEDLNGNKITLSQLKGKKVYLNFWATWCPPCKAEMPDIEKLYQETKDSDLVILAVNIAEDKKTVQDFIAKNKYNFPILLDVKGEVSQLYQVSNIPTTYFIDTNGFLDDSIVGPLPLESMKEYVNKLK
- a CDS encoding cytochrome c biogenesis protein CcdA, with product MNNTSLLLAFSAGLLSFLSPCVLPLVPAYITYLTGSTVAELSSGKARLHTLYKSLGFVLGFSLVFIAMGASITSIGKLLKGNMDVFRKIGGALIVLFGIHITGIFKIKTLYYEKRLVPFEKLSKNISSVFVGVAFAAGWTPCVGPILASILIYAGSMETISMGIILLTAYSLGLAIPFVLTAYAIGSFSGYFKKISRHLNTISIASGILLIIMGIIIFTNKVSVLSRYFSFINL
- the thrC gene encoding threonine synthase; amino-acid sequence: MIYRSTRGSEETVSASEAILKGIAVDGGLYVPEQLPSIDDPLHVLAEMSYKQLACLIMGKYLTDFEPEELQVCADRAYGCKFDTPHVAPLVEKAGVHFLELHHGPTLAFKDLALTILPHLMKAALEKHNPGKEVVILTATSGDTGKAALEGFANVEGTKVIVFFPEDGVSDIQKLQMLTQEGSNTFVAGIDGNFDDAQSGVKEILNDRMFKERLGSSNYMLSSANSINMGRLIPQIVYYFYAYLTLVRERKIKAGEAVNTVVPTGNFGNILAAYYARKMGLPLNKLICASNENNVLYHFLQSGIYDSRRELKLTSSPSMDILISSNLERLLYEISGRDSSMINMLMSKLVSERKYEITEDMKKGLAEFYGGYASELETSDSIRRVFETSGYVMDTHTAVAYAVYEGYKRQTNDKSQAIIVSTASPFKFGRTVGKALGINTDKLDDFSVIKRLSASAQITIPKAIKELETKRIIHGTLCRKHEMKLAIQNFLKV
- the thrB gene encoding homoserine kinase, with the translated sequence MLEIRVPATSANIGPGFDCLGIALNMYNYFYIEEADAGLEILGCEEAYRNKENLVYRSMLKCFEKLGCSYKQRGLRIRLQNEIPISRGLGSSAACILGGVLAANELSHGKLDKNEILEIATEIEGHPDNLAPAMFGGMTAAIKDGSRIYHESIKLPEGIKFCAIIPAFELSTAESRAVLPDIISYKDGVFNVGRASLLIAALTNGSLGLLEFACKDRLHETYRGKLINNYNEIIEESHRLGSLCTYLSGAGPTIMAILRKEKDFCSSMKAFLSQLENKWQLIELEPDLTGTVLRSI
- a CDS encoding homoserine dehydrogenase, whose translation is MKKVKVALLGLGNVGQGVWEILSNNRKEILMNCGCEIEVSKILVQDKNKPRKVTVPEELLTTDAEEIFMDDEIKIVIELMGGGEPAKEYMLRAMKCKKHVVTANKLVLATQGEELFATAKAEKVLFYYEASVAGGIPIIREINESLAANKIEKVVGIINGTTNYILTKMTREGLSFSEALEEAQAKGYAEADPTSDIEAYDAVYKLAILGSLAFATKLDIKSICREGITGITPVDIKYAAKFGYVIKLLAIGKDTQGELELRVHPAMVPQNHPLANVNDSYNAILIKGNAVGDLMLYGRGAGDLPTGSAVVGDIISILRNNTDLSALTMAKSSFASKPVQPACENMSEYYIRLNVKDRPGVLGEIAAIFGKHEVSILSVTQDVENDDNVYLIFITHEAMEGNVSKAIAGIKALDKVNGVENIIRIESFK
- the trpS gene encoding tryptophan--tRNA ligase; the protein is MNMEKKKRILTGDRPTGNLHLGHYIGSLQNRVRLQDEYDTFIIVADVQALTTNFDRPEKLSQDVMNVALDNLSVGIDPEKATIFIQSYIPEIAELTVYYGMLVTVNTLRHNPTVKTEMQQYGYRDVTYGFLGYPVSQAADITFCKADLVPVGEDQLPHLELTRKIVRRFNDLYSPVLVEPQALLSNVPRLVGIDGNSKMGKSLGNGIYLNDEAKVVKEKIFSAVTDPNRIKITDKGNPQVCTVFAYHNSFNSEEASNIQEMCRAGSIGCVACKKSLTSALEKMLEPIRERRKYFEEKPEMVNEIIRIGTERARSVAVETMAEIRAAMRIDYTCIDSGRK